A DNA window from Hordeum vulgare subsp. vulgare chromosome 1H, MorexV3_pseudomolecules_assembly, whole genome shotgun sequence contains the following coding sequences:
- the LOC123411119 gene encoding heavy metal-associated isoprenylated plant protein 44-like, translating into MADLVSDVLLSFFCCCFYPPGGHHDMRHHHGHPAGRNSVHRHHHGAAGRTVASRSRPTLSLQTVELKVRMCCDGCERAVMQSLVNLRGVDSVEVDAGTGRVRVTGYVERGKVLREVRRRSGKKAEFWPSGGTPLRFASPGGCFGGGGGEPYRDSYSYQRRGYGDGGDRHGRTRRPARGGDAVSNMFNDDDVNACAIM; encoded by the exons ATGGCGGACCTTGTCTCCGACGTGCTCCTGTCCTTCTTCTGCTGCTGCTTCTACCCTCCCGGGGGGCACCACGACATGCGACACCACCACGGCCACCCGGCGGGCAGAAACTCCGTGCATCGTCACCACCACGGCGCCGCGGGTCGTACGGTGGCCAGTCGGAGCAGACCGACCCTATCTCTCCAG ACGGTGGAGCTCAAGGTCCGGATGTGCTGCGACGGCTGTGAGCGAGCCGTCATGCAGTCTCTCGTGAACCTCCGAGGCGTGGACAGCGTGGAGGTAGACGCGGGGACGGGGAGGGTTAGGGTGACGGGGTACGTGGAGCGGGGGAAGGTGCTGCGGGAGGTACGGCGCCGGAGCGGGAAGAAGGCCGAGTTCTGGCCTAGCGGCGGCACGCCGCTGCGCTTCGCGTCTCCCGGGGGCtgcttcggcggcggcggcggcgagccgtACCGAGACAGCTATAGCTACCAGCGGCGCGGCTACGGTGATGGAGGTGATCGTCACGGCCGCACCCGCAGGCCTGCTCGTGGCGGCGACGCCGTCAGCAACATGTTCAACGACGATGATGTCAACGCGTGCGCGATCATGTGA